One Paenibacillus sp. FSL W8-0186 genomic window carries:
- a CDS encoding sigma-70 family RNA polymerase sigma factor: protein MTEEIYPSDKQLAASAAEGDFEAFRAIVGRYSKALLSVAYSILGDYHEAQDAVQETFVKCYQNLHNLKDPSRLGSWLYSIAYRTSLDFTRKKHKLLPFDEATAPKLDNVHSWLDQHAVQESVWAALQTLEEKSKSAIVLYYLNQWPMKDIAPFLDLSIAAVESRIRRAREVLKLHLATDFESYFRPYQRDHRFEQMVCEQALKRTGHFYIPVSNKKQTANWFFHHFHLERSSHGNLLLESGHELYLLESESHSPREIPLLTFSVSDAKALWLKLTSSGVQTEPIAADDLFGKSFVFHDPDGNKFNAVEIV, encoded by the coding sequence TATTCCAAAGCCCTTCTATCTGTGGCCTACAGCATATTGGGAGATTACCACGAAGCCCAGGATGCCGTTCAAGAAACCTTTGTGAAATGCTATCAAAACTTACATAATTTAAAAGACCCCTCCAGGCTAGGCAGCTGGCTGTACTCCATCGCTTACCGAACAAGTCTTGATTTTACTAGAAAGAAACACAAACTCCTTCCTTTTGACGAGGCCACCGCCCCAAAATTGGACAACGTTCATTCCTGGCTGGACCAACACGCCGTTCAAGAATCGGTCTGGGCTGCCTTGCAAACATTAGAGGAAAAAAGCAAATCCGCTATCGTTCTTTATTACTTAAACCAATGGCCGATGAAAGACATCGCCCCATTTCTCGATTTATCCATAGCTGCTGTGGAAAGCCGTATTCGCCGGGCCCGGGAGGTGCTTAAACTCCATCTTGCCACTGATTTCGAGTCTTATTTCCGTCCATATCAGCGGGATCACCGTTTCGAACAAATGGTTTGCGAACAAGCTTTGAAACGGACAGGCCATTTCTATATTCCGGTCTCAAATAAAAAGCAAACAGCAAACTGGTTCTTCCACCACTTCCATCTAGAACGCAGCAGCCACGGAAATTTGCTGCTCGAATCCGGTCATGAACTATATTTATTGGAATCGGAGAGCCACTCGCCCAGAGAGATTCCCTTGCTAACCTTCTCCGTATCTGACGCTAAAGCATTATGGCTTAAACTCACAAGCAGCGGTGTGCAGACGGAGCCCATTGCGGCAGACGATCTATTCGGAAAGTCGTTTGTCTTCCATGACCCGGACGGGAACAAATTCAACGCTGTAGAAATTGTGTAA
- a CDS encoding VOC family protein, translated as MEQQKMRKLESRKAEQKPMLKRVLCNYLPVSDLELAAKWYTEIFGLELKRRDPGGAILVLGDGQWLFLLETTEKRTANFVTSQWDGNEKTYEMFSLTFEVENIVELHKKLRDNGVEVEPLMDLDSCGLQFKFKDPDGNKFNVWQDPATA; from the coding sequence ATGGAACAACAGAAAATGCGGAAGCTAGAAAGCCGTAAGGCCGAGCAGAAGCCGATGCTCAAGAGGGTGCTCTGCAACTATTTGCCCGTATCCGATTTGGAGCTTGCAGCAAAATGGTATACGGAGATTTTCGGATTAGAGCTGAAGAGGCGCGACCCTGGCGGTGCGATTCTCGTCTTAGGAGATGGCCAGTGGCTGTTTTTGCTGGAGACGACAGAGAAAAGAACCGCTAATTTTGTCACCAGTCAATGGGACGGAAATGAAAAAACATATGAAATGTTCTCCTTAACCTTTGAAGTCGAGAACATTGTCGAACTCCACAAGAAGCTTCGGGACAACGGTGTCGAGGTTGAGCCCCTGATGGACCTTGACAGCTGCGGTCTGCAGTTTAAATTTAAAGACCCTGACGGCAACAAATTTAACGTATGGCAAGACCCCGCAACCGCATAA
- the hxlB gene encoding 6-phospho-3-hexuloisomerase — MVSNASSHRNLAAIMSELDQAANEIAAEQLDQLAATILSAGRIFVAGAGRSGLMMRAFAMRLMHLGLEVYVVGETVTRSLGKDDLLLIGSGSGETRSLVPMAEKARSLEAAVGVLTLSPDSTLGRLADFMVKLPGAPKDQADKAETNGPATVTVQPMGSLFEQLLLLACDAVILALMDKQELSGHKMYGNHANLE, encoded by the coding sequence ATGGTCAGCAATGCTAGTAGTCATCGTAATCTGGCCGCGATCATGTCCGAATTGGACCAAGCTGCGAATGAAATCGCTGCAGAGCAGCTGGATCAGTTGGCCGCAACTATTCTATCGGCGGGACGCATTTTTGTAGCCGGGGCAGGCCGTTCTGGGCTGATGATGCGGGCCTTCGCCATGCGGCTGATGCACCTTGGATTAGAGGTGTATGTCGTGGGAGAGACGGTTACCCGGAGCTTGGGTAAAGACGATCTGCTCTTGATCGGTTCAGGCTCGGGTGAGACGCGATCGCTCGTGCCTATGGCAGAAAAGGCGCGGAGCCTAGAAGCTGCGGTAGGAGTGCTGACGCTCTCTCCAGATTCAACCCTTGGCCGACTGGCAGATTTCATGGTGAAGCTGCCTGGGGCGCCGAAGGATCAAGCCGACAAGGCAGAAACCAATGGACCAGCAACAGTAACGGTTCAGCCGATGGGTTCATTATTTGAACAGCTGCTGCTGCTGGCATGCGATGCCGTTATTTTGGCGCTGATGGACAAGCAGGAGCTTAGCGGCCACAAGATGTACGGGAATCATGCTAATTTGGAATAG
- the hxlA gene encoding 3-hexulose-6-phosphate synthase, producing the protein MKLQLALDLVGIPGAIEVVKQVEQYVDIVEIGTPIIINEGLHAVKALKEAFPNVTVLADLKIMDAAGYEVMKAAEAGADIVTILGVAEDASIQGAVAEAKKQGKQILVDMIAVKNLAERTAQIDAFGVDYICVHTGYDLQAEGQNSFEDLRTIKSVVKNAKVAVAGGIKLATLPEVIAVKPDLVIVGGGITGQADLAAAAAEMQKLIKQG; encoded by the coding sequence ATGAAATTACAACTAGCCTTGGACCTGGTCGGTATTCCAGGGGCCATCGAAGTCGTCAAGCAAGTGGAGCAGTATGTGGATATAGTGGAGATCGGAACCCCGATCATTATCAATGAAGGCCTGCATGCGGTAAAGGCGTTGAAAGAGGCCTTTCCTAACGTTACTGTGCTTGCGGATTTGAAGATCATGGATGCGGCAGGTTATGAAGTGATGAAGGCGGCTGAGGCGGGAGCAGATATCGTAACGATTCTGGGCGTTGCCGAGGATGCGAGTATCCAGGGAGCGGTTGCGGAAGCGAAAAAGCAGGGCAAGCAAATCCTGGTCGACATGATCGCTGTGAAGAATCTGGCGGAGCGGACTGCGCAAATTGATGCCTTTGGTGTAGATTATATTTGCGTCCACACGGGGTATGACCTTCAAGCGGAAGGACAGAACTCCTTCGAGGATCTTCGCACGATCAAGTCCGTCGTGAAGAACGCCAAGGTCGCCGTTGCTGGCGGCATTAAGCTGGCCACATTGCCAGAAGTCATCGCCGTTAAACCTGACTTGGTCATTGTAGGCGGAGGAATTACCGGACAAGCCGACTTGGCCGCCGCAGCCGCTGAGATGCAGAAATTGATTAAGCAGGGGTAG
- a CDS encoding helix-turn-helix domain-containing protein has translation MGDQHFKETVELTLKVIGGKWKPVILCHLTEGTHRFGELRREMPQITQKMLTQQLRELEEDAIINRKVYDQVPPKVEYSLTEYGLTVKELLNVMSRWGEKHLEKEKELRKSD, from the coding sequence TTGGGTGACCAGCATTTTAAAGAAACGGTGGAGCTGACCTTGAAGGTAATCGGCGGGAAATGGAAGCCCGTGATTCTATGCCACCTGACGGAAGGCACGCACCGCTTTGGAGAATTGAGACGAGAAATGCCGCAAATTACACAAAAAATGTTGACGCAGCAGCTGCGTGAATTAGAGGAAGACGCCATCATCAATCGGAAAGTGTATGACCAGGTTCCGCCCAAGGTCGAGTATTCTTTGACCGAATACGGGTTAACCGTGAAGGAACTGCTGAATGTGATGTCTCGTTGGGGAGAGAAGCATTTAGAGAAGGAAAAAGAACTGCGAAAATCAGACTAA
- a CDS encoding glycosyltransferase: MGSEQKNKAKQQGVSIITCTKRHNSINNLFQNYIRQRHPKKELIIIVNNDSIPLEPYQRLAKKNPSIRVYRMAGRESLGACLNYAFSKTKYSYIAKFDDDDYYAPYYLKDSLQALQKANADVVGKRAHYMYLNGAKTLILRFDQDENRPVAKLPGATLFMKRNVLNKVRFPHQNVGEDDLFCLRSKKQGYKVYSAGKYNFVAIRQKNSASHTWIISDKKLLSHHKRIPNVQNYKKFVQRTPKDAP, translated from the coding sequence ATGGGATCTGAACAGAAGAACAAGGCAAAGCAGCAGGGGGTTTCCATCATTACCTGCACAAAGCGCCACAATTCTATAAACAACCTGTTTCAAAATTACATTCGGCAGCGCCATCCGAAAAAGGAACTTATCATTATTGTAAACAACGATAGCATACCGCTTGAGCCATATCAGCGTTTAGCCAAGAAAAACCCGAGCATCCGCGTCTACCGTATGGCTGGCCGCGAATCTCTCGGTGCTTGCCTAAATTATGCATTCAGTAAAACAAAGTACAGCTACATCGCCAAGTTCGATGATGACGACTATTACGCACCTTACTATTTAAAAGACAGCCTGCAGGCATTACAAAAAGCGAATGCGGATGTTGTAGGCAAGCGTGCCCACTATATGTACTTAAACGGTGCTAAAACTTTGATTCTGCGTTTTGACCAGGATGAGAATAGACCGGTCGCTAAACTTCCCGGCGCTACGCTGTTCATGAAAAGGAACGTGTTGAACAAAGTGCGGTTTCCCCATCAGAACGTAGGGGAGGACGATCTTTTTTGCCTCAGGAGCAAAAAGCAGGGGTACAAGGTCTACTCCGCAGGAAAATATAATTTTGTCGCCATCCGCCAAAAAAACTCAGCCAGCCATACCTGGATCATCAGCGATAAAAAGCTTCTCTCTCACCATAAAAGAATCCCCAATGTCCAAAATTACAAGAAGTTCGTGCAGCGTACGCCAAAGGATGCTCCATAA
- a CDS encoding glycosyltransferase family A protein, translating to MAKLDISSQPSAVSIITCTKRQYCMDTLLRNYSRQNYQNKELIIILNHKDLKMNEYIKAAKPYKNVRIYSLPNHSLGSCLNYGVKVARYDHIAKFDDDDYYAPGYLKDSMQILRKTNADIVGKRAHYMYLSSKKVLLHRYYNMAEKYVPLVQGATLVVKRHVFSKVSFPNRNRGESVKFCSNSQAKGFKIYAGNPYNFVAYRRKNSKDHTWIVSDSNLLASKVKVLKVRDPEKFVSRR from the coding sequence ATGGCCAAACTGGATATCTCCAGCCAGCCAAGCGCCGTTTCCATCATTACCTGTACCAAGCGGCAGTACTGCATGGACACGCTTCTGCGTAACTACAGCAGACAAAATTATCAGAATAAAGAGCTCATCATCATACTCAATCATAAAGATCTGAAAATGAACGAATATATTAAAGCAGCAAAGCCATATAAGAACGTAAGAATATACAGCCTGCCCAATCATTCGCTAGGCAGCTGCCTTAACTACGGAGTAAAGGTAGCCAGGTACGATCACATTGCTAAATTCGATGATGATGATTATTATGCTCCCGGCTATCTCAAAGACAGTATGCAAATTTTGCGCAAAACCAACGCCGATATTGTAGGCAAACGGGCCCATTACATGTACCTGAGCAGCAAAAAGGTGCTCCTTCATCGTTACTACAATATGGCCGAGAAATACGTTCCCCTTGTTCAGGGCGCAACCCTTGTCGTGAAACGACACGTGTTCAGCAAGGTCTCCTTCCCCAATCGAAACCGGGGGGAAAGTGTAAAGTTCTGTTCCAATAGCCAGGCTAAAGGCTTCAAAATTTATGCCGGCAATCCCTACAACTTTGTTGCGTATCGCAGGAAGAATTCGAAAGACCATACTTGGATCGTAAGCGACAGCAATCTTCTGGCCAGCAAAGTAAAGGTACTGAAAGTCAGGGACCCCGAAAAATTCGTGAGCCGAAGATAA
- a CDS encoding PLP-dependent aminotransferase family protein, translating to MRNRTDSTPFSKLPVYMTVYEAIKQDIVAGRLQANDRLPSIREQAKQLCISTTPVEAAYQQLIAEGFMVSRPRQGFYVAALPDSYGRFTMSDPNTASRIPEKDYSKGETYAYDFHLAKNDFAGFPISHWKRLLMQTLREEYEELLFYGDPQGEAGLREELAAYLFRIRGVVCRKEQIVIGAEQHLLLHYLAILLKGISPAVAVEDPCYPLIALTFQAEGFAVLTATEADKGIDISRLLQASARIVAVAPSHQFPGGRVMPVNERMELLKWAKEQEGYIIEDDYGGELRYIGQPVPALQGLAPDANVIYVGGFSQILAPDMCIHYMVLPESLLAPYMQLRRGLLFEQSSSRVYQRTLEKLMKQGYFERHVRKMRSLYRKKNLELAEALQNQFHDCGEVLNPHAGFHLILALDAKASEQEMIQAAKSGGIRVASASAFYSDQAACEREKRKCFLIGFGGIAGQRIEEGAAQLRKIWEPYLQV from the coding sequence ATGAGGAACCGTACAGATTCAACGCCTTTTTCTAAATTACCGGTTTATATGACCGTTTATGAAGCCATCAAGCAGGATATTGTAGCAGGAAGGCTCCAGGCCAACGATCGCCTGCCTTCTATCAGGGAACAAGCGAAGCAGCTATGCATTAGTACGACTCCCGTAGAAGCTGCTTACCAGCAGCTGATAGCGGAAGGATTCATGGTGAGCCGCCCCAGACAAGGGTTCTATGTTGCCGCTCTGCCCGATTCATATGGAAGGTTTACAATGTCTGATCCTAATACCGCTTCCAGAATTCCTGAGAAGGATTACTCTAAGGGAGAGACGTATGCCTATGATTTTCATCTGGCTAAAAACGACTTTGCAGGCTTTCCGATTTCCCATTGGAAGAGGCTCCTGATGCAGACGCTTCGAGAGGAATACGAGGAGCTGCTCTTCTACGGAGATCCGCAAGGCGAGGCTGGATTGCGCGAGGAGCTTGCCGCTTACCTGTTCCGGATTCGCGGTGTCGTGTGCCGCAAGGAGCAGATTGTCATTGGCGCGGAGCAGCATCTGCTTCTCCATTATCTGGCCATCCTGCTTAAGGGAATCTCCCCAGCTGTAGCTGTAGAAGACCCGTGCTATCCGCTGATCGCCCTTACGTTCCAGGCTGAGGGTTTTGCTGTCTTGACCGCAACTGAAGCAGACAAGGGGATAGATATTTCCCGATTGCTGCAGGCATCCGCTCGGATCGTGGCCGTCGCTCCTTCCCATCAGTTTCCCGGGGGCAGGGTAATGCCGGTTAACGAAAGAATGGAACTGCTGAAGTGGGCCAAGGAGCAGGAGGGCTATATTATAGAGGACGATTACGGCGGAGAGCTTCGCTATATAGGGCAGCCGGTACCTGCGCTCCAAGGCTTGGCGCCTGATGCGAATGTAATCTATGTAGGGGGGTTCTCCCAAATACTTGCCCCTGATATGTGTATCCATTACATGGTGCTTCCTGAATCGTTACTGGCTCCCTACATGCAATTGAGAAGAGGACTGCTGTTCGAGCAATCCTCTTCCCGGGTGTATCAGCGCACGCTGGAGAAGCTTATGAAGCAGGGGTATTTCGAGAGGCATGTTCGTAAAATGAGAAGTCTTTACCGTAAAAAGAACCTGGAGCTCGCCGAGGCCCTTCAGAACCAGTTTCACGATTGCGGGGAGGTCCTTAATCCACATGCGGGATTTCATCTGATTTTGGCGCTCGACGCCAAAGCTTCTGAGCAGGAAATGATTCAAGCGGCGAAATCCGGCGGTATCCGTGTGGCATCGGCATCCGCTTTCTATTCGGATCAGGCTGCCTGTGAACGTGAGAAGAGGAAATGTTTTCTGATCGGCTTCGGAGGAATTGCAGGGCAGCGAATAGAGGAAGGGGCGGCCCAACTGAGGAAGATATGGGAGCCTTACCTTCAGGTTTGA
- a CDS encoding GNAT family protein encodes MKPVRFLEGKNIYLRPIEVSDANWYFTTLYHHETRKLTGTQKHYTQEQIARYIEGKAQDSSSVLLVIAAVSDDTPIGDIAIQDIDTINRNANIRIAIPDSSNQGKGYGTEAIRLMLDYGFGILNLHRIELNVFSYNERAMQVYEGIGFKKEGVQREALFYNHQYYDSILMSILEDEYRSLYCK; translated from the coding sequence ATGAAACCCGTACGCTTTCTCGAAGGAAAAAATATATATTTACGGCCGATCGAGGTATCCGATGCCAATTGGTATTTCACTACGCTGTACCATCACGAGACAAGGAAACTCACTGGGACACAGAAGCACTATACCCAGGAACAAATTGCCCGCTACATTGAAGGAAAAGCCCAGGACAGCTCGTCCGTACTGCTGGTCATTGCCGCCGTGAGTGACGATACTCCCATTGGAGATATTGCGATTCAAGATATAGATACGATCAATCGCAATGCCAACATCCGCATCGCTATTCCTGACAGCAGTAATCAAGGAAAAGGTTACGGGACCGAAGCCATCCGTCTCATGCTGGATTACGGCTTCGGCATCCTCAACCTTCACCGGATCGAGCTGAACGTGTTCTCTTACAATGAGCGTGCCATGCAGGTCTATGAAGGAATCGGCTTCAAGAAAGAAGGGGTTCAGCGAGAAGCTTTATTCTACAACCATCAGTATTATGACTCCATTCTCATGAGTATTCTAGAGGATGAATACCGATCCCTATACTGTAAATAA
- a CDS encoding GyrI-like domain-containing protein, which yields MDVRVETLPSYRLAYVRQIGPYGPANVQAMEELKSWAREKGLLTESAVLFGIPQDNPQITPPEQCRYDACITITEEDQMDDFVCESKLDGGDYAVFRIKHTAEDIQRAWAEIVPAIHRMGLQLDNKPILEKYTGDLVNGHFCEICVPIKKELQSL from the coding sequence ATGGATGTTAGAGTTGAGACCCTCCCCAGTTATCGCCTGGCGTATGTACGGCAAATTGGCCCTTATGGTCCTGCCAACGTTCAGGCCATGGAGGAGCTAAAGAGTTGGGCAAGGGAGAAAGGACTACTCACTGAATCAGCTGTATTATTCGGAATTCCACAAGACAACCCTCAAATCACGCCTCCTGAGCAATGCAGATATGATGCATGTATTACCATTACAGAAGAGGACCAGATGGATGATTTCGTCTGTGAAAGTAAACTTGACGGCGGAGATTATGCGGTGTTTAGAATCAAACATACAGCAGAGGATATTCAAAGAGCATGGGCAGAAATTGTTCCAGCCATACACCGCATGGGACTTCAACTAGACAACAAACCGATTTTAGAAAAATACACTGGCGATTTGGTTAATGGTCATTTTTGCGAAATATGTGTGCCTATAAAAAAGGAGCTCCAATCCTTGTAG
- a CDS encoding LysR family transcriptional regulator, producing MISKLDLYKIFSKVAKCNSFSKAAKELYMTQPAVSQAIMQLEKDLNTRLFNRTPKGASLTNEGSLLFEYVNSAMNLLQTGEEKILEFQNLTAGELKIGVGDTISRYFLLPYLEAFHNKYPNIKFTIVNGTTLELCSTLKSGEVDISICNLPIEDSTLEVRHCIDIQDTFVYGERFAEALSRPVSLHELVKLPLIFLEPKSNSRKYVEDYMISKGIKIAPEFELGSHDLLLEFARINLGIACVTQEFSQEYLAKGWLTEVQLQEKIPRRSIGVCNIKSVPLSPAATKFVELLENK from the coding sequence GTGATAAGCAAGCTGGATCTCTACAAAATTTTTAGCAAGGTTGCGAAATGCAATAGCTTTTCCAAAGCGGCCAAAGAACTGTATATGACGCAGCCGGCGGTTAGCCAGGCGATCATGCAATTGGAGAAGGATTTGAACACGCGGCTTTTTAATCGAACGCCCAAAGGGGCATCATTGACCAATGAGGGCAGCCTTCTGTTTGAATACGTAAATTCGGCCATGAACCTGCTGCAAACAGGTGAAGAGAAGATATTGGAATTTCAGAACCTGACGGCTGGGGAATTGAAAATCGGCGTAGGGGATACGATCTCCAGATATTTTTTGCTTCCCTACTTGGAAGCTTTCCACAATAAATATCCCAATATTAAATTTACTATTGTGAATGGTACGACTTTAGAACTTTGTTCGACTCTAAAATCGGGCGAAGTGGATATATCCATTTGCAACCTCCCGATCGAGGATTCCACATTAGAAGTGCGGCATTGCATTGATATCCAGGATACGTTTGTTTATGGAGAGAGATTTGCGGAAGCTTTATCACGGCCAGTCAGCCTTCATGAATTGGTGAAGCTGCCGCTCATATTTCTAGAACCGAAATCGAATTCCCGAAAATATGTGGAAGATTACATGATCTCTAAAGGGATCAAAATTGCGCCGGAGTTTGAATTGGGCTCGCATGATTTATTGCTGGAGTTTGCCAGAATTAATCTTGGAATCGCGTGCGTGACGCAAGAGTTCTCCCAGGAATATTTAGCGAAGGGATGGCTGACCGAGGTTCAATTGCAAGAGAAAATTCCAAGGAGAAGCATCGGCGTTTGCAATATAAAAAGCGTGCCATTATCCCCGGCGGCAACAAAGTTCGTAGAGCTTCTGGAAAATAAATAA
- a CDS encoding coenzyme F420-0:L-glutamate ligase, with translation MERVVGTVARGLRCPIIKRGDHIEDIVVDSVLKAAEVEGFQIRDQDIVSITESIVARAQGNYATVDHIAKDVYAKFGDETVGVIFPILSRNRFAVCLRGIAKGVKKIVLMLSYPSDEVGNHLVDLDLLDEKGVNPWTDVLTEAQFRELFGYKKHTFTGIDYIDYYKTLVEEQGTECEVIFSNNPKTILNYTKHVLTCDIHSRVRTARILKAGGGEKIYSLDNILAESIDHSGYNEHYGLLGSNKSTEDEIKLFPRNCQQTVDKIQQIFKEKTGKNVEVMIYGDGAFKDPVGKIWELADPVVSPAYTSGLEGTPNEIKLKYLADNNFADLSGAELTQAISEYISNKNDDLVGSMEAQGTTPRKLTDLIGSLSDLTSGSGDKGTPIVFIQGYFDNFTK, from the coding sequence TTGGAAAGAGTCGTTGGAACTGTTGCTAGAGGCCTTCGTTGCCCGATTATCAAACGAGGGGATCACATAGAGGATATCGTGGTAGACAGCGTGTTAAAGGCTGCCGAAGTTGAAGGCTTTCAAATCCGGGATCAAGATATTGTGTCCATTACGGAGTCCATCGTCGCTCGTGCCCAGGGCAATTATGCGACAGTGGATCATATCGCCAAAGATGTCTATGCTAAGTTCGGTGACGAAACGGTTGGCGTGATCTTCCCGATTCTAAGCCGCAATCGGTTTGCCGTCTGCCTTCGCGGTATTGCCAAAGGCGTTAAAAAGATCGTATTAATGCTAAGCTATCCCTCCGATGAGGTGGGCAACCACTTGGTCGATCTCGACCTGCTCGATGAAAAGGGCGTTAATCCTTGGACGGATGTGCTGACGGAAGCCCAATTCCGCGAGCTCTTTGGCTATAAAAAGCATACGTTTACAGGCATCGATTACATTGATTACTATAAAACATTAGTGGAAGAACAGGGAACGGAATGCGAGGTTATTTTCTCCAATAACCCAAAAACGATCCTCAACTATACCAAACATGTTCTGACCTGCGATATCCATTCCCGTGTCAGAACGGCAAGAATCCTGAAGGCGGGTGGCGGAGAGAAAATCTACAGCCTGGATAACATCCTGGCGGAATCCATTGATCATAGCGGGTATAATGAACATTATGGTCTTCTGGGATCGAATAAGTCTACAGAGGACGAAATCAAGCTCTTCCCGCGCAACTGCCAGCAAACCGTCGATAAAATCCAGCAAATTTTCAAAGAAAAGACGGGTAAAAATGTGGAAGTCATGATTTATGGAGACGGTGCATTCAAGGACCCTGTCGGGAAAATATGGGAGCTGGCGGATCCGGTTGTGTCGCCCGCTTATACGTCTGGACTTGAAGGAACGCCCAATGAAATCAAGCTGAAATATCTTGCGGATAATAACTTTGCAGATTTAAGCGGCGCCGAGCTTACACAAGCCATTTCCGAATACATCAGCAATAAAAATGACGATCTCGTGGGATCGATGGAAGCCCAAGGTACTACGCCTAGAAAGCTGACTGACCTTATCGGCTCTTTGTCTGATTTGACTTCGGGAAGCGGAGACAAAGGCACGCCCATCGTCTTTATCCAGGGCTATTTCGACAACTTTACGAAATAA
- a CDS encoding malate:quinone oxidoreductase yields MSNRQTSTDVILIGAGIMSATLGTLLKELVPDWEITVFEKLANAGEESSNEWNNAGTGHAALCELNYTTERSDGSVDISKAIKINEQFQVSMQFWSYLVNSNLIRNPRDFIAPIPHMSFVQGEKDVSFLKKRFKALSTNPLFREMEFSDDPEKLMEWIPLMMKDRPVSEPIAATRIESGTDVNFGALTRILFGHLKSQGVDIKYKHSVDNIKRTSDGLWELKVRNVDTGSIERHTAKFVFIGGGGGSLHLLQKSGIPEGKHIGGFPVSGLFMVCNDPEVVEQHHAKVYGKAKVGAPPMSVPHLDTRFIDNKKSLLFGPFAGFSPKFLKSGSMFDLITSVKPNNLVTMLAAGVKNVPLTKYLIQQVMLSKEKRMEELREFIPNAKSEDWDLVIAGQRVQVIKDTDAGKGTLQFGTEVITAADGSIAALLGASPGASTAVSVMLEVISKCFPEYMEAWEPKIKEMIPSYGTSLLANTELIQDIHTSTARSLGLGSEDLPVEMHA; encoded by the coding sequence ATGAGTAACAGACAAACAAGTACAGATGTTATCTTAATTGGTGCCGGGATTATGAGTGCAACTTTAGGGACACTGCTGAAGGAATTAGTACCGGACTGGGAAATTACAGTGTTTGAGAAGCTTGCCAATGCAGGAGAGGAAAGCTCTAACGAATGGAATAATGCGGGGACAGGGCATGCGGCGCTGTGCGAGCTTAACTACACCACCGAGAGATCGGACGGATCTGTAGATATTAGCAAAGCTATCAAAATTAATGAACAGTTTCAAGTGTCCATGCAGTTTTGGTCTTACCTTGTAAACAGCAATCTAATCCGCAATCCGCGGGACTTTATCGCCCCGATCCCTCATATGAGTTTTGTGCAGGGGGAGAAGGATGTCTCGTTTCTGAAGAAGCGTTTTAAAGCGCTATCAACCAATCCTCTGTTTCGGGAAATGGAGTTCTCCGATGATCCCGAGAAATTGATGGAATGGATTCCGCTAATGATGAAGGACCGCCCAGTCAGCGAGCCTATAGCGGCGACAAGAATCGAGTCGGGGACGGATGTCAATTTTGGGGCTTTAACGCGCATATTGTTCGGGCACTTAAAGAGTCAGGGCGTTGATATAAAATATAAACATAGCGTAGACAATATTAAGCGTACTAGCGACGGCTTGTGGGAATTGAAGGTACGGAATGTCGATACCGGCAGCATCGAACGCCATACTGCGAAGTTTGTCTTTATTGGCGGAGGGGGAGGAAGTCTGCACTTGCTGCAGAAATCCGGTATTCCGGAAGGAAAACATATCGGAGGGTTCCCGGTAAGCGGACTTTTCATGGTATGCAATGATCCGGAAGTGGTAGAACAGCATCATGCCAAGGTATACGGCAAAGCTAAGGTAGGAGCTCCTCCTATGTCCGTTCCGCATCTTGATACAAGATTTATCGACAACAAGAAATCGTTGTTATTTGGACCGTTTGCGGGCTTTTCACCGAAGTTCCTAAAATCCGGTTCCATGTTCGATTTGATTACGTCCGTAAAGCCGAATAATCTGGTCACGATGCTGGCAGCAGGGGTCAAGAACGTTCCACTGACGAAATACCTGATCCAGCAAGTGATGTTGTCCAAAGAAAAACGCATGGAAGAACTGCGGGAATTTATCCCGAACGCAAAAAGCGAGGATTGGGATTTGGTTATAGCTGGTCAACGTGTGCAAGTAATCAAGGATACGGATGCCGGCAAAGGAACACTGCAATTTGGTACTGAAGTGATTACCGCTGCTGATGGCTCGATTGCCGCATTACTCGGTGCTTCACCAGGTGCCTCAACCGCGGTTTCCGTGATGCTTGAGGTCATCAGCAAATGCTTCCCGGAATATATGGAGGCTTGGGAGCCGAAGATCAAAGAGATGATTCCTTCCTACGGAACATCGCTATTAGCAAACACGGAGCTTATTCAGGACATTCATACTTCAACAGCGCGGTCGCTTGGACTTGGCAGTGAAGACCTTCCTGTCGAAATGCATGCATAA